A stretch of the Gracilinanus agilis isolate LMUSP501 chromosome 4, AgileGrace, whole genome shotgun sequence genome encodes the following:
- the LOC123244799 gene encoding glutathione S-transferase alpha I-like encodes MAGKPILHYFNGRGRMESVRWLLAAAGVEFEERNFETAEQRENLIKSGKLMYEQVPMVEIDGMYLVQTRAILRYIASKYNLYGKDLKEQALIDMYVEGMRDLYDIIMLQPLCLPQDREEALRVIAEKANQRFLPVYEKALKDPGKNYLVGNQLSWADVLLLEFILMVEECKPGILSAFPKLQEFKARISKLPRIQKFLQPGSQRKPPMDNQGLEEATKIFKLEKGLFIKNKGVILADF; translated from the exons ATGGCTGGGAAGCCCATACTTCATTACTTCAATGGAAGAGGCAGAATGGAATCCGTGCGCTGGCTCTTGGCAGCTGCTGGAGTAGAG tttgaagaaaggaattttgaaacagctgaacaacgtGAGAATTTAATTAAGA GTGGAAAACTGATGTATGAACAAGTGCCAATGGTTGAAATCGATGGAATGTACTTGGTACAAACCAGAGCCATCCTAAGATATATAGCTTCAAAATACAACTTGTATGGGAAGGACCTGAAGGAGCAAGCACT tatTGACATGTACGTGGAAGGAATGCGAGATCTATATGACATAATTATGCTCCAACCATTGTGTTTGCCTCAAGACAGAGAGGAGGCTCTCAGAGTCATTGCTGAGAAAGCCAACCAAAGATTTCTCCCTGTATACGAGAAG GCATTAAAGGACCCTGGGAAAAATTACCTTGTTGGAAACCAGCTGAGCTGGGCAGATGTACTTCTGCTTGAATTCATCTTAATGGTTGAAGAATGTAAGCCCGGCATTCTCTCAGCATTCCCAAAACTACAG gaGTTCAAAGCTAGAATCAGCAAGCTCCCCAGGATTCAGAAATTCCTTCAGCCTGGCAGTCAAAGAAAGCCACCAATGGATAATCAAGGTCTTGAAGAAGCAACGAAGATATTTAAACTTGAGAAAGGCTTGTTTATTAAGAACAAGGGTGTTATATTAGCTGATTTCTAA